Proteins encoded in a region of the Streptomyces sp. NBC_00258 genome:
- the pgm gene encoding phosphoglucomutase (alpha-D-glucose-1,6-bisphosphate-dependent) → MQNARAGQVAGPEDLIDVARLVTAYYALHPDPAEPGQRVAFGTSGHRGSSLAAAFNEDHIAATSQAICEYRAAQGTDGPLFLGADTHALSEPARITALEVFAANDVTVLIDQADGYTPTPAVSHAILTHNRSRTSGLADGVVVTPSHNPPADGGFKYNPPSGGPAGSEATSWIQDRANEIITGGLKDVRRIPYTRALAAPGTGRHDFLGTYVADLPNVLDLEAIRSAGVRIGADPLGGASVAYWGRIAEEHGLDLTVVNPLADPTWRFMTLDWDGKIRMDCSSPYAMASLIEQRDRFDIATGNDADADRHGIVTPDGGLMNPNHYLAVAISYLFSHRGQWPAGAGIGKTLVSSSMIDRVAADVGRQLVEVPVGFKWFVDGLSDGTLGFGGEESAGASFLRRDGSVWTTDKDGIILALLASEITAVTGKTPSQHYAGLTDRFGAPAYARIDAPASREEKALLAKLSPRQVTADTLAGEPVTAVLTEAPGNGAALGGIKVATANAWFAARPSGTEDVYKIYGESFLGPDHLRQVQEEARSVVLAALSA, encoded by the coding sequence ATGCAGAACGCGCGAGCGGGGCAGGTCGCCGGGCCCGAAGACCTCATCGATGTGGCCCGCCTGGTCACGGCGTACTACGCACTGCACCCCGACCCGGCCGAGCCCGGGCAGCGGGTGGCGTTCGGCACCTCGGGACACCGCGGGTCGTCCCTCGCCGCGGCGTTCAACGAGGACCACATCGCGGCCACCAGCCAGGCCATCTGCGAGTACCGCGCCGCCCAGGGCACCGACGGCCCCCTCTTCCTCGGCGCCGACACCCACGCACTGTCCGAGCCCGCGCGGATCACGGCACTGGAGGTGTTCGCCGCCAACGACGTGACCGTCCTCATCGACCAGGCCGACGGCTACACGCCCACCCCCGCGGTCTCGCACGCCATCCTCACGCACAACCGCAGCCGCACGTCCGGCCTCGCCGACGGCGTGGTGGTCACCCCCTCGCACAACCCGCCCGCCGACGGCGGCTTCAAGTACAACCCTCCCAGCGGCGGCCCCGCCGGTTCCGAGGCGACCTCCTGGATCCAGGACCGCGCCAACGAGATCATCACCGGCGGCCTGAAGGACGTACGGCGTATCCCCTACACACGCGCTCTGGCCGCACCCGGCACCGGCCGCCACGACTTCCTCGGCACCTATGTGGCCGACCTGCCGAACGTGCTGGACCTGGAGGCGATCCGGTCCGCCGGAGTGCGCATCGGAGCCGATCCGCTGGGCGGCGCCTCCGTCGCCTACTGGGGCCGGATCGCCGAAGAGCACGGGCTCGACCTGACAGTGGTCAATCCGCTCGCCGACCCCACCTGGCGCTTCATGACGCTGGACTGGGACGGCAAGATCCGCATGGACTGCTCCTCGCCGTACGCCATGGCCTCGCTCATCGAGCAGCGCGACCGGTTCGACATCGCCACCGGCAACGACGCCGACGCCGACCGGCACGGCATCGTCACGCCGGACGGGGGCCTGATGAACCCCAACCACTATCTGGCCGTGGCGATTTCGTACCTGTTCTCGCACCGGGGGCAGTGGCCCGCGGGTGCCGGGATCGGCAAGACCCTGGTGTCGTCCAGCATGATCGACCGGGTTGCGGCGGACGTCGGCCGGCAGCTGGTCGAAGTCCCGGTCGGCTTCAAGTGGTTCGTGGACGGACTGTCCGACGGAACGCTCGGCTTCGGTGGCGAGGAGTCGGCGGGCGCGTCATTCCTGCGCCGGGACGGCTCGGTGTGGACCACCGACAAGGACGGCATCATCCTGGCCCTGCTCGCCTCCGAGATCACGGCGGTCACCGGCAAGACCCCGTCGCAGCACTACGCCGGGCTCACCGACCGCTTCGGTGCCCCCGCCTACGCGCGCATCGACGCCCCGGCCTCCCGCGAGGAGAAGGCGTTGCTCGCGAAGTTGTCCCCGCGCCAAGTCACGGCCGACACCCTCGCGGGCGAGCCGGTCACCGCCGTACTCACCGAGGCCCCCGGCAACGGTGCCGCCCTCGGCGGCATCAAGGTCGCGACCGCCAACGCCTGGTTCGCGGCCCGCCCTTCGGGCACCGAGGACGTCTACAAGATCTACGGGGAGTCGTTCCTGGGCCCGGACCATCTGCGGCAGGTCCAGGAGGAGGCCAGGTCCGTGGTGCTCGCGGCACTGAGCGCCTGA
- a CDS encoding threonine aldolase family protein: MSTTIGITPSSRAFSSDNMAGASPQIAQAVADAAAGQVLPYGNDPFTDSARQRLSEIFEREVDVFPVSTGSAANGLSLAALTPPWGSVLSHPDSHINTDECGAPEFFTNGAKLVGVPGPDSRIDPEALRAAVRRRAGDVHSVQPSAVSISQATESGSVYTLEEIRRLSAIAKEAGLRVHMDGARFANALEHLGATPAEMTWKAGIDVLSFGATKNGAMTADAIVSFDPALAAELAFRAKRAGQLASKMRFHTAQIDAYLTDGLWLHNARQANAMATRLGDGLKAIPDAGLLATPQANILFCRLPQEVTEGLLAEGYAFYHDRWEPGIVRFVTAFSHSAEDIDQLLDAVRRHTR; encoded by the coding sequence ATGAGCACCACCATCGGCATCACCCCCTCCAGCCGTGCTTTCAGCAGCGACAACATGGCCGGGGCATCCCCGCAGATAGCCCAGGCCGTCGCCGACGCGGCCGCCGGACAGGTCCTGCCCTACGGCAATGACCCCTTCACCGACAGCGCCCGCCAGAGGCTCAGCGAGATCTTCGAGCGGGAGGTCGACGTCTTCCCGGTCTCCACCGGGTCCGCCGCCAACGGCCTGAGCCTGGCCGCCCTCACCCCGCCGTGGGGCAGCGTGCTCTCTCACCCCGACAGCCACATCAACACCGACGAATGCGGTGCTCCGGAGTTCTTCACCAACGGTGCCAAGCTCGTCGGCGTACCGGGCCCCGACAGCAGGATCGACCCCGAGGCACTGCGGGCGGCGGTGCGGCGCAGGGCCGGTGACGTACACAGCGTGCAGCCGTCCGCGGTGAGCATCAGCCAGGCCACCGAGAGCGGCAGCGTCTACACCCTGGAGGAGATCCGCCGCCTGTCCGCCATAGCCAAGGAGGCGGGACTGCGCGTCCACATGGACGGTGCGCGTTTCGCCAACGCCCTGGAGCATCTCGGCGCCACCCCGGCCGAGATGACGTGGAAGGCGGGCATCGACGTCCTGTCCTTCGGCGCCACCAAGAACGGCGCGATGACCGCCGACGCCATCGTCTCCTTCGACCCCGCACTCGCCGCCGAGCTCGCCTTCCGCGCCAAGCGCGCCGGTCAGCTCGCCTCCAAGATGCGCTTCCACACGGCCCAGATCGACGCGTACCTCACCGACGGACTGTGGCTGCACAACGCCCGCCAGGCCAACGCGATGGCCACCCGGCTCGGCGACGGGCTCAAGGCCATCCCCGACGCAGGCCTGCTGGCCACGCCGCAGGCCAACATCCTCTTCTGCCGCTTGCCCCAGGAGGTCACCGAAGGACTCCTCGCCGAGGGCTACGCCTTCTACCACGACCGCTGGGAACCGGGCATCGTCCGCTTCGTCACCGCCTTCTCCCACAGCGCCGAGGACATCGACCAACTCCTCGACGCGGTCCGCCGCCACACACGCTGA